From the genome of Solanum pennellii chromosome 6, SPENNV200:
TTTTGGTTATGTAAATTAGGTATAGAACCACTAGTCTAGCAAGGAAGGAAAAATGTCAGTGAGCTAAGGGAGGACTTGGAGGATAATGCTGGGACGGTATTCTCCTACCAAGCTACTTCTTACCGTCTCTGAAGTACTAGAAAAAATGGTTGTACTTAGTAATTTACTTGCTAATGCGATTGTCGAATACCAATTTGTGACTATATCTGGATCATTGAAAGGAAGAGCTTTATTGCTATGGTAAGAGTTGTCATCTTATGACCAAAGAGGTCATAAGTTCAAGCCTAGGGATAAGCTCTTGTAGAAATGAAAGGTAAGATTACGTACAATAGTCACAATGTGGTAGCACACTGAACACATATAGTTCCCAATGTCTATAATTTGAATACTGTACATCTGTACCTTGAAGATCATACTGACGTACAAATTATCTACATTAGCAGACTGATGCAGGTAGAACAATCGGAACCCATACACTTGAGAGATGAAAAAACTACAACATCTCAATTTAGTAACTTGGAAGAGAACTCTTTATGCTAGCACCAGTACAATTATTATTAGCAGGATGACCCCAAATATCACCAACAACAAGCAGCTCTGCAAAGAAAATTTGTAAGTATCAATTTTGCGCCAAGCTAAAGGCAATCCGTAAGCTATCATAGGACTAGCTGCAATATAGACTCTTACCATAGATGAATTACATTGTTGGATTTTCGATGCTTTGGTAAGTTGCTTTGCAGCTTGTACAGTTGCATCATGAGAACTCCCAATATTAGAACTTATATCATCTGGAAGATGGTTTTTTAGGATGTTAGATTCATTAataaggttagttatggttagAACTTCGGAAGAAGAAGGACAAAGGATCGGATCAGATAGAGATATTGGCTAACCGAGCATAGTTCCTTGTTCATGGACCAATAGAGCTAAATCCTTGAACATCTCATTCAGTTCACCAATCTGTTGCTGGATTTCTGTCATTCCTTGCTCTCTTTCTTCTATGATGGCTTCGTTAAAAACAATCTCATGTTCCAATTGTACGACGTCCTGTCTGCCATAGAAGTAAAGCCAGGGTTCACCATGAGCAAAAGATCTGGTGGCAGCATAAAGAATTTgggaaaatagaaagaaaaaataaaattacagcAACTTGCCTTGCCATACTGAAACGTGGGTGCTGAAATAAAGTTTCTTAACATATACATTATCGATCAACAAAACCCAAAAAGGAGTGTGTACTTAGTTATCTCCTAACCTTTTGGATTCCAGAAGGATAGAACTGCTCTCGGCACTGATAGATGAACTTATCTGAATCTCTATGCTTCTGCAAAATACAAATGTAAGATATGAAGATAAGATCATATATCCGGGCTAAGAAAGAAAGTTGGCAGAAGTTAATTACCTGGATGAATTGATCTCCTGGGAAATGGAAGGAGTGTAATCTGCCTCTCTCTGTGCTGCAAGTTGCTGAGCTTTTTGGAACTTTTTAAGAACAGATTGGAAATCCTTAGCAAGCTTAGCATTGGCGATCTTCTTGGTGACCTGAAGTTTAAAATAAACATTACTCACAAGATTCCCGTTCTTCTATCTTCACTTTCTTGTTCAAATAATTCATCCACTTACACTAGATTGAGAATGTCGATTTGATTCCATGGCTTGCTTTAGGTTAGCTGAAGTTTCTTTTATCAATTTTGCAATTTGCTGTCTTGTACTGTGGCTGCAGAGAAAAGCAAGAAATTAAACCATGTTAACACATGCACCACTGTAAAATGTGCTTCATCAAGGATCAGAGTACAAGTCTTTACAGCTTGTGGCGGAGTTGAATAGCGTCTTTGGGTGTTCCAAGGGTGTTAACTAGGCGTTGAAAGTTTGTCAAAGCTGTGTTTATTTGAAACACACCAACTACTATGGATTGACGATTATCAGAAGCAGATGGATTTGTGATGGCTTGTGTTGTTTGTCGTTCCCATGATCCACTTCCTCCTTGAACATACAATGAGCTTCCTGATTCAAGATCTTCAAAGCTCATTTTGAAAACACACAAAAATGAGAGTAGTTTTTCTCTTTGTTGGTGTGCTGTAAATGAATCAGAAATCTGCGTCTACAAAGAGGAGAACCAACTGTCGTGTTGTCAAAGGGGAGGTTGCTTTCGAATTGCAAGAAAAAAGCAGGAGAAGTGGGCAATGTGCCGTGcaagtaaaaatattaatactaGAAGAGAGTACAAAACGACGAAAGGAGGAAGGTGCATTAGCTTTAACGCCTCTGCTATTTCTGTTTTGCtgttgagttttggcttcagtTTTATCATTTACTAATATTACCTCTTCCAGGTGTTATCCAAGTACACCCTTTtgccaaaaatatacttatttaaACTTACCAAATATGGTATTCCAATAATGTCTACCAATAAATTATAAGTCAGAATCGACAAAGCTTAAGAAACCATATAACATGCAAAGGTTGAAAATATTGGCATTTGTGTTACGAATATAGTGAATTGTGGAGGTCTCCTGCAATTCTTTTGGAGAAGCTTGCAAtcaataagtaattatttataattataataaaaatttatttatatgctAAACTAATGAAATTAACCTTATTTGTTAAAgattaaggaaaataatattatacaaGTGAAATACACATAAATTTACCAATTTATAAGTAACTTGTGTAGACACTTTCTAttctttataaattataaatgaagctaaattaatttattttgtacttAAATTCGTGTGGCCTTATTGGAAACACCTGGTGATGGTAAATAGCGAGTCCATTTGCCAACTTTTGCGTATAACACGTTCTATTTCTAActccataataataatattactattttttttacatcTCTATTTTGGATTCttcatccaatttttttttttgttctttcgaTATTCTCCAAATTCTTCTCAGATTGATCTGCTATCTTTTTTCTATCTCGATCCATGTCGGTAAGTGAATAGCTCAACAtctctatttcttttaatttgttggtACAAACAAATGCAAATTAGCTGATGATAATCTGTATTCTCCCCTGTTTGATCATGGAATAGATGAAATAAATCTTTTTTGACTGATTGTTCTGTGAGATTCGATTTCATTTGTATATATctcaaatacataaacaaatggagtctaaacaaatataaaataattcttatTTATATCCTTTTTGTAATTAGTATATAGGAAAGGTACAACTTTTAATCTTATGGCATTATATCCATCAggtgataataatattttggttATTTAGAATGAgaaagattgttttttttttaaatagtggaaaaatttaatagataaaGTCATTGTTACTATCACTACGTAACCGTACATGAGATTTTCACCTATTAAGCCTTTTGTTGTAAAGTCTTGCTGATATTTTTTggttgttttattattatgatagGTTAAAACAGTGCAAGTGAACAATGTTTCTTTGGGTGCTAAAGAGCAAGATATCAAGGAGTTCTTCTCCTTCTCTGGGGATATTGAATATTTAGAGATGAAAGGGttagtttataattattatttttggatttttcagCATCTAACTTATCTTTACAAAACATTTTATATGGTCATAAACAGGGTAAGTGTGCCTATTGAGGATGATTGATGGCTACTTTTATTAccttacatgttttttttttgtttttttgtttttatagtgAGAGTGAGCGATCACAAGTTGCTTATGTAACATTCAAGGATCCTCAGAGTGCAGAGACCGCAGTTCTTCTTTCAGTATGTTAACTTCCCCTTGATCTTGATAGTTAATAAGTTTCTACAATTGCcagtttgatttatttaatgatgaaaaaactGTTATCTTTGTTGATGAAGTATTACTTTTGGAGGCATTAAATGTCTTTTAGAATAATTTATGATAGTTATGTCTCGGAGTGTACACCAGAAATTCTATGAAAGGTGCAAGACCTTTGTGCTAGTTAAGTTAGCAAGCATCCTTTATCAAAAATGATACGAGCTAGCGCCCTATAGCAAAATTCTGAGAATAGCATTAAGTAGGTTAGCTCACAGTTTGTGGCTTTGTGTTTTTGTGGTTCCATCTATGTGAGATAAATTCAGATTCTCTTTCACATTTATGAGATTGCTAAGTTTTCTAGGTTATGAAAAAAAGGATACTGTTTATGTTAAGGAACATCAAAGGATCAGCTGCGCTAAGGGGCAACAATTTGCTTCATGTTTGTACTGTTTCTCTTGGTTAAACTGTCACTTGTAAGCTTCTGAGACCGTTAACTGAGGAGATTTAAGAGCTAATCCATCCATTACTTGGATAAATACTTCACATACCTCTGCTGGTTGGTATCTCCTTTTCAATTAGGTTTATTCACTCGGAGCCTTTTCTTTTCTGTAGGAACAACAGAAGTTCCAAAGTGGTCCCATATAAGCTAGATTCAGTTGAGAGTCATCACATAACTTTGGATTTTCATGTTAGCATTTTTGGCCAACAGAGGGGTGAGGGAGATAAAGTTTCATTCCTGATTTCATATTAATACAAGGAGCTTACGGTAAAGAAATGAACCGTGGGCCTAACTCAATCCCAATAAATTAGTTCATGAGGTGGGCAAATAAGTAGACAAACAACTCATCCCTCAACCCAATGTGGGATTGAGGTGAGGATTGCTCAGGGCCAAATAAGTAGACAAACAACTCATCCCTCAACGTAACGTGGGTAACTTCTGTAAGAGCTTCCAATTTTCACCTCCTTTAAGTATTTATTGGTTCGGGTAGCACTCATAGTTGTCTGTATCTTGACTTGGTGAGTTATGGATTTTCTGTCATTATTAAtgtctatttcttttttttttcttttgtccaTGACTAGCTATCAGTttgtctttcttatttttttccttgGTGAGTAGGGGAGGGTGGAGAGGGATATATTAGGCAGATGATAGAAGTGCTGAAAGTCTTGAAGCTCCCCATTGCTGCCAGAGAATAGTTCAAAGTAGCTAGCGAAATTATAAAAGCCTAGGTCCATGTTACTTGTGTGTGGCCTTCTTACTTCAGCATGATGGCTTTAATAAAAGGATCAAAATAACTCTAGGAAAAAAAGCAGTTTGAAAAGTTTAAGGTATTATATTGCATTTTAGCATAGTGTAAAAGTCAATCAGTCCTTCAAAAGGAAGCACACAATTAAGGAGCTTGGACACTTATCTAATGAACATCTTATTGACAATTTTCTATGTGGATACTCTCACTGTTTTAGTATTTAAAGTCAGAATTGCTCAGATGTTACAGAGAGTAAGGGAACTTTTCTATACTTGAGAAGTCAGTACTatcattttttctcttcttcaaccCAGTTGAAGTGTTGTAATAGAGTCTAGAGATACAGATAAAGTGCATTCTAGCATAAGTATTGTTGGTTGTTCACATAGCTTATGTGCTGTTTGATTACAAGATGAGCTGTTTCCAATTTTTTATGGTGTCCCTTTACTGCTCCACTTTTGCAATTGATAAGCTCACTTTGTGTTTTTAGGGAGCTACAATTGTTGATCAGTCCATCTCAATAGTCCTAGCACCTGAGTACAAGCTCCCACCTACAGCTTCAGTATCACCAGTTGTACgtataattttatgttttaagcAGACTTTCCGGCTTCATCGATCACATGATTGTCCATAAATGGTGTACCATTTATATGTGCAGCCAAATGAAAGCACCACTGCACCCGCTGCTGGATCTGCTATTCAAAAGGCAGAGGATGTAGTCAGCAGCATGTTGGCAAAGGGCTTTATCTTGGGCAAGGACGCAGTTGGCAAAGCCAAGGCACTAGACGAGAGACACAAGATCACATCCACTACCTCAGCCACAGTTGCTTCTATAGACCAAAAATATGGCCTTAGTGAGAAAATCACTACAGGAGCGACCATTGTGAACCACAAAGTGAAAGAAATGGACCAGAAGTTCCAAGTCTCAGAAAAGTCAAAATCTGCTTTTGCAGCTGCTGAACAGACAGTTAGCAATGCTGGATCTGCCATCATGAAGAACAGATATGCTTTGACCGGTGTAACTTGGGCTGCAGGTGCATTAAGTCGAGTCACTAAGGCTGCCGGGGAAGTGGGACAGAAGACAAAGGAAAAACTGgctgaagaagaaagaagaactTTTACTAAAGGTC
Proteins encoded in this window:
- the LOC107023936 gene encoding syntaxin-21-like isoform X2, translated to MSFEDLESGSSLYVQGGSGSWERQTTQAITNPSASDNRQSIVVGVFQINTALTNFQRLVNTLGTPKDAIQLRHKLHSTRQQIAKLIKETSANLKQAMESNRHSQSSVTKKIANAKLAKDFQSVLKKFQKAQQLAAQREADYTPSISQEINSSRSIEIQISSSISAESSSILLESKRQDVVQLEHEIVFNEAIIEEREQGMTEIQQQIGELNEMFKDLALLVHEQGTMLDDISSNIGSSHDATVQAAKQLTKASKIQQCNSSMSCLLLVIFGVILLIIIVLVLA
- the LOC107023936 gene encoding syntaxin-21-like isoform X1, with the translated sequence MSFEDLESGSSLYVQGGSGSWERQTTQAITNPSASDNRQSIVVGVFQINTALTNFQRLVNTLGTPKDAIQLRHKLHSTRQQIAKLIKETSANLKQAMESNRHSQSSVTKKIANAKLAKDFQSVLKKFQKAQQLAAQREADYTPSISQEINSSRSIEIQISSSISAESSSILLESKRQDVVQLEHEIVFNEAIIEEREQGMTEIQQQIGELNEMFKDLALLVHEQGTMLDDISSNIGSSHDATVQAAKQLTKASKIQQCNSSMVRVYIAASPMIAYGLPLAWRKIDTYKFSLQSCLLLVIFGVILLIIIVLVLA
- the LOC107023935 gene encoding binding partner of ACD11 1-like isoform X1, whose protein sequence is MSVKTVQVNNVSLGAKEQDIKEFFSFSGDIEYLEMKGESERSQVAYVTFKDPQSAETAVLLSGATIVDQSISIVLAPEYKLPPTASVSPVPNESTTAPAAGSAIQKAEDVVSSMLAKGFILGKDAVGKAKALDERHKITSTTSATVASIDQKYGLSEKITTGATIVNHKVKEMDQKFQVSEKSKSAFAAAEQTVSNAGSAIMKNRYALTGVTWAAGALSRVTKAAGEVGQKTKEKLAEEERRTFTKGHAQENTATSTKGNVQQQAADTAKGDVQELTPASAKGDVQELAAASAKGDVQELATASAKGDVQELAAASAKSNVQEHAATSAKNDVQEVAATTAKQEHTETQIGVEESTNPSLPPKA
- the LOC107023935 gene encoding binding partner of ACD11 1-like isoform X2; the encoded protein is MKGESERSQVAYVTFKDPQSAETAVLLSGATIVDQSISIVLAPEYKLPPTASVSPVPNESTTAPAAGSAIQKAEDVVSSMLAKGFILGKDAVGKAKALDERHKITSTTSATVASIDQKYGLSEKITTGATIVNHKVKEMDQKFQVSEKSKSAFAAAEQTVSNAGSAIMKNRYALTGVTWAAGALSRVTKAAGEVGQKTKEKLAEEERRTFTKGHAQENTATSTKGNVQQQAADTAKGDVQELTPASAKGDVQELAAASAKGDVQELATASAKGDVQELAAASAKSNVQEHAATSAKNDVQEVAATTAKQEHTETQIGVEESTNPSLPPKA